One genomic window of Desulfovibrio subterraneus includes the following:
- a CDS encoding polysaccharide biosynthesis protein codes for MSNKISRSKNLYTMAAIDLACFGAALLFSYCVRFDFKIPANYVMQYLELVIPVLAIKFGVFMTMGLYRGMWRYTSLHDGWALLQAIAIQSCIVLFFIVYAYGAQGFPRSVFILDPLVTFALTGGIRMGIRAYYCLFDNGTIPFSSTKSLFSSGNRKRAIIIGAGRAGERLVRELQAESTLGYEILGFIDKEPTLHGRTIHGKPVFGSLDALESIAKTMRADEAIIALTEASGESILEIVNTCKEIGLSHKILPSMHEMLDWKRGVKALREVNYLDLLGRSQINLDTKAIAAYLEGRTILVTGCGGSIGSELVRQIVRYNPAKIVLLDAGEHNLYQIEMELLHRIGFKNYVTVLGNIRDAHLMQAVFAMHKPHAVFHAAAYKHVPMLERNPWQAVHNNIVGTRTIMQAAVDAGVERFVVVSTDKAVRPTNVMGTSKRITELLMQTFAGSDTRFMAVRFGNVLGSSGSVIPLFLDQISKGGPVTVTHPEVTRYFMSIPEAAQLILQSGTMAHGGETFVLDMGVPVRIADMAADLIRLAGFEPDKDIEITFTGLREGEKLYEELITDGEGILRTEHDKIMVLGCCDQKAMATGREQFAADLQDLEKAADAYDHVQIRAILRRMVPEYVPAEH; via the coding sequence GTGAGTAACAAGATTTCCCGTTCCAAGAATCTCTACACCATGGCGGCGATAGACCTCGCCTGCTTTGGTGCGGCGTTGCTGTTCTCGTACTGCGTCCGGTTCGATTTCAAGATTCCGGCCAACTACGTCATGCAGTATCTGGAACTTGTCATCCCCGTTCTTGCCATCAAATTCGGCGTGTTCATGACCATGGGGCTGTATCGCGGCATGTGGCGCTATACCAGCCTGCATGATGGCTGGGCCCTGCTGCAGGCCATTGCCATTCAGTCGTGCATCGTACTTTTTTTCATCGTCTACGCTTATGGCGCGCAGGGGTTCCCGCGTTCGGTGTTCATTCTCGACCCGCTGGTGACCTTTGCCCTCACGGGCGGCATACGCATGGGCATTCGCGCCTATTACTGCCTGTTTGATAACGGCACCATACCCTTCTCTTCCACCAAGAGTCTGTTCTCAAGCGGTAACCGCAAACGCGCCATCATCATCGGCGCGGGCCGTGCGGGCGAGCGCCTTGTCCGCGAACTGCAGGCGGAAAGCACCCTCGGGTACGAGATTCTCGGCTTTATCGACAAGGAACCCACGCTCCACGGCAGGACCATTCACGGCAAGCCTGTGTTCGGTTCGCTGGATGCGCTTGAGAGCATCGCCAAGACCATGCGGGCAGACGAGGCCATCATCGCCCTGACCGAGGCAAGCGGTGAATCCATTCTGGAAATCGTGAACACCTGCAAAGAGATAGGTCTCTCGCACAAGATCCTGCCTTCCATGCATGAAATGCTGGACTGGAAGCGTGGGGTAAAAGCACTGCGCGAGGTGAACTACCTTGACCTGCTCGGGCGTTCGCAGATCAATCTGGATACCAAGGCCATTGCAGCCTACCTTGAGGGACGCACCATCCTTGTTACCGGATGCGGCGGGTCCATCGGTTCCGAACTGGTGCGCCAGATCGTGCGTTACAATCCGGCCAAGATCGTTCTTCTGGATGCGGGCGAACACAACCTCTATCAGATCGAAATGGAGCTGCTGCACCGCATAGGCTTCAAGAATTACGTGACCGTGCTCGGCAATATCCGCGATGCACACCTCATGCAGGCCGTCTTTGCCATGCACAAGCCCCATGCCGTGTTCCACGCTGCGGCCTACAAGCATGTTCCCATGCTCGAACGCAACCCGTGGCAGGCGGTACACAACAACATCGTGGGCACGCGCACGATCATGCAGGCTGCCGTTGATGCCGGTGTGGAACGCTTTGTGGTGGTTTCCACCGACAAGGCAGTTCGCCCCACCAACGTCATGGGCACCTCAAAGCGCATAACCGAACTGCTCATGCAGACCTTTGCCGGCTCCGATACCCGCTTCATGGCGGTACGCTTCGGCAACGTGCTCGGCTCGTCCGGTTCGGTCATCCCCCTGTTTCTCGACCAGATAAGCAAGGGCGGTCCTGTCACGGTCACCCATCCGGAAGTCACCCGCTACTTCATGTCCATTCCGGAAGCTGCCCAGCTCATTCTGCAGTCCGGCACCATGGCACACGGCGGCGAGACCTTCGTGCTCGACATGGGCGTTCCCGTCCGCATAGCCGACATGGCGGCGGACCTCATCCGGCTGGCCGGTTTTGAACCGGACAAGGATATCGAGATCACCTTCACCGGTCTGCGCGAAGGCGAAAAGCTCTATGAAGAGCTCATCACCGACGGCGAAGGCATTCTGCGCACGGAACATGACAAGATCATGGTGCTGGGCTGCTGCGACCAGAAGGCCATGGCAACGGGCCGCGAGCAATTCGCCGCCGACCTGCAAGATCTTGAAAAAGCTGCAGATGCCTATGACCACGTGCAGATCAGAGCGATACTACGCCGCATGGTACCGGAATACGTTCCTGCTGAGCATTAA
- a CDS encoding DegT/DnrJ/EryC1/StrS family aminotransferase translates to MSTQNRIYLSPPHMGGKELEFVQEAFASNFIAPLGPMVTGFENDFAALSGIPHCAALSSGTAALHIAMRQLGISAGDIVLASSLTFIGSVSPITFMGAEPVFIDSDHATWNMDPNLLEDAVKDYCRKGKTPAAVVVTDLYGQCADYDALRSVLDRNGIPLVIDAAESVGATYKGRHAGKGGACAAFSFNGNKIITTSGGGLLAAEDEAFITRSRWLSQQARETAPHYEHREIGYNYRMSNIVAAIGRGQLIALPERVRQKRALFDKYVAALGNLPGIRFMPEAAYGEANRWLTVMLVNEKEFCASPETIRLALDRENIESRPVWKPMHMQPVFKDCDNYGGSVCESLFAEGLCLPSGTAMTDADFDRIIALIKGCAGDRI, encoded by the coding sequence GTGAGCACACAGAATCGCATCTACCTCTCTCCCCCTCACATGGGCGGGAAAGAACTCGAATTCGTTCAGGAAGCTTTTGCAAGCAACTTCATTGCCCCGCTCGGCCCCATGGTTACGGGCTTTGAAAACGACTTTGCCGCGCTTTCCGGCATTCCCCACTGCGCAGCCCTTTCCAGCGGCACTGCGGCACTGCACATTGCCATGCGTCAGCTCGGCATTTCTGCAGGCGACATAGTGCTCGCATCAAGCCTCACCTTCATCGGCAGCGTGAGCCCCATCACCTTCATGGGGGCGGAGCCCGTGTTCATAGACAGCGACCATGCCACCTGGAACATGGACCCGAACCTGCTTGAAGACGCCGTAAAGGACTACTGCAGAAAGGGCAAAACGCCCGCAGCCGTGGTGGTTACCGACCTGTACGGCCAGTGCGCGGACTACGACGCCCTGCGCTCCGTGCTCGACCGCAACGGCATTCCGCTCGTCATTGACGCGGCAGAATCCGTGGGCGCAACGTACAAGGGCCGTCATGCAGGCAAGGGCGGCGCGTGCGCTGCATTTTCCTTCAACGGCAACAAGATCATCACCACTTCCGGCGGCGGCCTGCTCGCTGCCGAAGATGAAGCCTTCATCACCCGCTCCCGCTGGCTTTCACAGCAGGCACGGGAAACCGCACCGCATTACGAGCACCGTGAAATCGGCTACAACTACCGCATGAGCAACATTGTTGCCGCCATCGGCCGCGGCCAGCTCATTGCCCTGCCCGAACGTGTGCGCCAGAAACGCGCCCTGTTCGATAAATATGTCGCCGCGCTCGGCAATCTGCCCGGCATCCGGTTCATGCCTGAAGCCGCCTACGGCGAGGCAAACCGCTGGCTGACCGTCATGCTTGTGAACGAAAAAGAATTCTGTGCTTCGCCGGAAACCATCCGCCTTGCGCTTGACCGTGAAAACATAGAATCCCGCCCCGTATGGAAGCCCATGCACATGCAGCCTGTTTTCAAGGACTGCGACAACTACGGCGGAAGCGTCTGTGAATCCCTCTTCGCAGAGGGTCTGTGCCTGCCTTCCGGCACGGCCATGACTGATGCGGATTTTGACCGCATCATCGCACTGATCAAAGGCTGTGCGGGAGATAGAATCTAG